Within the Microtus ochrogaster isolate Prairie Vole_2 linkage group LG2, MicOch1.0, whole genome shotgun sequence genome, the region TATCCAGCTAGATCTAGACCTTGGGAGGCCAGACATTTTTATTTGGGGTAAGCAGAAATTGTTTGTTGTAGCTCTCAGTTCATAAAGGAGTGGAATAATCCCCAGTGTTTTAGAGTAGGTGGAGAGGTCACAGAGTTTAGAGACTGCCTGGCTGATTCAGAACACACTGATCAATTCCTTCcaagaagctgtgtgtgtgtgtgtgtgtgtgtgtgtgtgtgtgtgtgttctattttaCTAAAATAGGAACGCTTTTCTCTTGTGATCTCAGACGCAACCAGTCCAGGAAGTGACTTGTCCCACTTTACAGGAAATGGTAGGTTGACAACTGGGATTTATTGCCTGCTTTCTTAGGGTGATGAGTGTTTGCTGAAGGAATCATTGACCAAACATGGCTGTGTGTCCTCCAGTCTGTGCTGTGGGCTTGCCTCCCGAGTGAAAAAGGGCAGGTAACTGGGAGTGCTGCTGCAGGCTTCTTCCTTAGGGTGTTTGGAGTGTTTCCTGGGCCCAGGACTCTGGGTGGTCAGTGGGCTATGGTTAAGACAGGAGGCTTGGGACCCTCTAGCCAGGCAGGTGCTTGTCTGGGTTTCTCTATTGTCTGTGATGTTTATTTTGAGTGTGAAAGATTTCCCACGGATCTTCCTCAGGACAGAAATCAAAATTCTCTTAGGGTGTTTTCCTGTCAGACACACAGGTGTTTGGTAACTTAAGGGTGTTAGCTCTCCTTTGTAAGTAATTTCTCTGATAATAAAGACTGAGTTTATGAAGTcaatctctctcactctctcaccatgtctgtctctctgccccaaCCCCTTtctattctcttatttctctgtctctggaaaCTGAGCCTGTAAGCTGTGGTTTTGGCAGAGAGCCAGTGATCTGAGAGGTTTATACCCTGAACACCTTCTAATGAGTCAGCTGCAGCCAGCAGGTGATATAgcctggggcggggagggggggcaggATGGACAAGCAGTCCGCCATTCCAGACACAGCCTCGGGCTCTCTGATCAGGAGGTCAGCCTAGTCCCTGAAGTTTATGGCGTCTGTGCATTCCTCCTTCTGGTCTGCTCTTCTCCATTACAGTCTCCGTTTAACTGGGTTTGGGCATTCCTAAAGATGCTGAGTCCTGTGTTCCTCCCTGTGCCACCTGGGTCAGGGGTTAACTCAGAACAGCCAACCATGGACAGATTCCTTTCAACAACACATGTTACACACATGTCCTTAACATATAGAGGTTAAAAGTGCTCTTATATGCCCTTCCTGCCCCTTGTCATTTCCTATTGTTAGTAATAAGTCATATCTGTGAATACTGTATCATATGGATGGTGGACTCCTGCTGCTGTGCACTTAGGTAATGCTTAATATGGCTTCATTCCTGTAAGGAACTTTCCAGCATAAAGCTGTATATACCATTTGCAACATAAGCAgttaggctggggagatgggtaaAGAAAAAGTTTCCCTGAGGCCTACAGGGCTCAGGAGCTAGGAGGCAAGAAGACCAGGGCAGAGCTGAAGAAACTCcccaagtgttttgtttttatctgagaGACAGTGTTATGAACCTTCTTAACCTTTTGTGAAatatgaggtttttgtttttttgcgcATCCTATAAAAACAGCACAGCCTTTGATGGATTTGTTCCATCCCCTGTCCTGTCAGAGCGGCCACACGGAAGTGTGCTCCTGTAGGACTAGCTGGAGatggggtgagtgggtggatgggaggCAGGTTCTCCTTAACTCCTGAAAACTTGCTGTGCTTTTAGCTCGGATTCATatgtggcttctttcttttttccagccTTTCTTCTGCATTAGTGGAtgccaaagaaaataaagaattactTGATTAGTGTCAGCAACTACCCAAAACTACATAGTACAAACTGAGAGAGGAAAGATGTTATTAGGTTGTATTTCTTAaacaacccaggaccatctgctcAGGGATAGCCACACCCAccgtggtctgggccctcccacaccaattatTCATTGAGAAGATGCCCTACTGGCTTGCCTCTAGGCAATCTGTTGGTGACTTTTTCTCACTTGAggcccctcttcccaggtaactctagtttgtgtcaagttggcagaacaaaaacaatatacaccaaaacaacaacaacaaaaacaaccttgATGAATCTACctactttattttctaataattctCATTGCTTTCAAATTGGAGGGAGGAATTTTAGTGACTGTATTATAGCAAATGAAAGTCAGGAAGCACTTTTATgatcatatatttttaagattcatAAAGACTAATGTTTCTAAGCATAGACTGTGGACCCGgaagacctgtgttcaaatcccaTCTTAATTTGTCACATTGGGCAGCtaatttggtttgctttttcaTCTGTAAAGTGAAAATAGATCATTTACTTGACAAGACTATGGAAAACATGGCTGAAATAACATACAAGTGTTTGCCATGGTGCCTGACAGAAAAAACCCAATGCAAGGTAGCTATTTAGCAGCAAGTTAAAAATACCAGGAGAGTCAGTTTCAAAGATTAATTAATAccgactgtcaacttgacaagatctagCATCATTTAGGAGACAGAACTCTGAGTTAGCCTGGGAGAgtgtttctagattgggttaacgGAGGTGGAAAATCCACTCTAAATGTGgatggcacccccccccccaccatgggctggggttCTGGACTGAGTAAAAAGACActgagctgagcatcagcatccACCTGCTTGATTCCTGATGACGGATGCCGTGTGACCAGATGCTGCATGTCCCCACTGCTATGACTTCCCTGTCATTATGGACTCTATCCCCTCAGCCTGtaatctgaaataaacccttccctccttaaATTGCTCTCGTCTGTTATCTTGTTACGGCGATGAGAGTAATAGCTAATATACTTCACCCTGGCGGTGGGGAGAGTACCCCCAGAATACATGACCCAACTAGTCTCTGAAAGGACAGAAATGCTTCTCTCTTTGCTTGGCATGCTGAGTGCCACATGCTCTGTAGTTTACCCCTGCGTGTCACTATTATGTGTTATAGATGCCATGATATGTCCTATTACAGGATCCATACATAAATTGAGTTAAGAGACTTTCGAATATTAGGGAGAGTTGATTTTTAGAGAGACTttgaatattttaagaaactttggacttttaatttGTTGAATTTTTAGTAACAATGGgactttaaaaaattgaaatgctTTATATTGTGCTGTTGGCATTAACACGAGACTTTGGggataaacaaaaaaggaaaggttatTGTTTCATAGTGTTatatttgtgtgtcaagttgacaaggtgtcatttgttttggtttggtttttgtcagCTTGTCACAAGTTAGAGTTACccgggaagaggaacctcaactgagaaaatgccattaGAGTCTAAGTAACTGGAAGGGAATTTTCTTacttaatgattgatgtgggtggtaCTGGGCAGGCAGTCCTGGGTGGTATGAGGCAGCAGACCAGCAGGCCACCAAGGAGCAAGATGATAAGCATCATTTGTTTCTCCATTGTCTCTGCTCTGgtttctgccctgagttcctgtttTGGTCGTGAGAAATAAGTGAAGGCCATTAGTAAAGGTACATTCTCGGTCTCAGTAAAAGTGCCGGGATGGAAGGAACCACAAAATTGAGGCTTGGCATCATGTGGCAAGGTCAGAGTCCCTGAAgaaacttcttccttcctttgatgATAGAATATGGTGTGGAACACTGAgcaaaataaccctttcctccccaagtttttACGGTAGTGGTGCTTTATCAGAACACTAGAAACCCTGAGACAGTCTATGTGAAGGTAGTTTTGATGTGTCAGTGTTAAACCTAGCTCTGGCCTCAAGGGGAATGTGTTGGTTTGTTCTTAGACAAATGTGAGTGACGACCATGGCCCCAGGATATGGATTCATTTTCCCCTAGGTTTCAAGTGCCCATTTTCACTCTTCTAAGCTGCCCTTTTGATATAGTATCTActtctatttctgtctgtctgtctgtctgtctgtctgtctgtctgtctgtttttgtaaCAGTTTCTcgctgcatagccctggctggcctggaattcactatgtaggtaACGCAGTCCTCAAGCttctagagatccacctgcctctaggCCCTAGAACCCTAGGATCAAAGGTACTTACCACCAAGCCCAACTAGTTTGAGGAGCTTAAACAACAGCAGCCAAGCATGCCTGAGTGTGCAGTGTCGATGAATTCAGAGGAcggcataggatcccctggaactgaagttggaCGTGGTTGTGAGccggctgctgttgctgctgggaactgaactctgcaagagcagtgtgtgctgtCGACTGCTGtgcttcccttctctctcatctGCTTGCGGTACCGCCCTCCAGCCCCAAGGAGCTTTGAAAAATTCGTTGAGGAAACTAGAATCATTTTGTTCTGGAAAATATCTCATGCGtttcctttgctctttctctgtggtttgttttCAAAATCACATAAACAGGCGATTTATCTATTATTCTGAAGGTTGAGCCCAGAGCCCTTCTCTATGCCATGCTATGCTGTGGCTGGGTTGTAACCTAAGTTCctagcagattttttttcctcttaaaatgtttatttaagctgggcagtggcgggacacacctttaaccccagcgctccGGAGGCACATACATGTTATACATAAAAACCAGATTACAACTGgagggagttgcttctctcctccccaccactttAGGTCCTGGggatggggattgaactcaagtcatcgaGCTTGGCTGCAGAGTTCcttaaccatctctctagcccctcctttttctttctgagagaaagataccaccaccaccacctcgtcttcctctttttcccctcccctccctctctgatttctttcctcccttcctttcttgctctgCTTTCcgcttccccctttttttctggtGCTGAGGGGTGGCACCCAAGGCACACAGGTTCCAttcaagtgctctgccactgagctgtagCCCAGGCCTATTGCCTTTTTGCTTGTGGTTATTTTAACCCAGAGCTCTGAATGTTCTTGATTTTAGAACATTCTGTTTTTGACTTTTGGGATACAGTGTGTGCTATTTCGTTGACAGTGATGCTGCTGTGTTTTTATGGGGAGAGGCTGGGCCTTGGCAGTACTAACAAGCCAGACAACCACTGATCCCTACCAGACCAATCAGACAGACAAGTGATAACGAAAAAGCTGCACACCCCTttccaccatgtctgcctttcaGGGTCTGTCTGATACGaggttaagatttatttatttttctatttatttacctatGTTTCCCATGTAGGGTTGTTTTGTGTACGTCTGTATTACATGTATATAGTGCCTTCAGAATCCAGAAGGTGTTGGGTGCCCTGTGATTGGATGtgctgtgagcccccatgtgggtgctgagagttgaacCTGGGCCCTGcggagccatctgtccagccccaagGTTTAGGTTAAAATAGAAGGTTAGGAAGTATACGTAACTAAGTAGTTCTGGAAGGAGTGCATCACTGGCTCATTATTGGTTGACTGTCTCTCCTGTGAGGTGGTCTCACAAGTTGTCAGAGCTGAGTGACGTCTTTTTCCAGGAGACTTGGCTCCCCTCTGGTGGTACTAGgcttctgcctttcccttccagCACTCGATGAATGGTTCTATAGCGTGAATGCGTACCtagaaagtaaatgaaacaaacacaTCATTCTTAGTTAGTCTTTATAGTGTCTAGGATGAGACTGGGAACACATTTGGTGCTCTGAGATAATTTACTGATTTCAATCAGTAACTGTTGGAAATTTTATTTGAGAATGTTCATGCTGTTAGTCATTGGGAACCTAATTCAAGCCAGTTTAAAATGCAAACCTCCCCTTTGGCTTAGCAGAAAGCCCTGGATTAGGGTGATGTCTTCTGAACCTGTCTGCTCTTTCTCCTGCAGCTGACGGGATGGCGTTTGTGAAGAGCGGATGGTTGCTGCGGCAGAGTGAGTAGAGACGCTTGAGTCTGCTGAAGCAGATCGTGTTTGTAAACAGCCACATCTGGTCAGCGCTGTTTCTTGCATCTCCTCTGGGAATTTTTGGAGCTCCGTGAACTGTTTGTGGAAACCCGGAGTTGATAGGAACTGGAAAGTGCGGAAGTTCCcgctcctttccctttcccttcctcagcTGTGCTCTTTGTTATTAAGGGCCGACTTGAGGCTGCTGAGTCTGACCACGCCTGGggtccctgcctctggcctctgtgtgtgggggATAGCCTGTCCTATGTGGGGCCTCAGAAGGATCAGTAGGGAGACGTGTCTTGGTGGGCCCACTGGCCTTCTGTTTCCAGAGGAAACTGTTCTTTGGGCTCGAGGTCCAGTCTCCTAGATCTGGCAGCTGTGGATGTGTTCTTCCATCCAGCTGTTCTCCTAGGCTGCCACTCTGACCTGCTGTCAGGCAGGGAGAGCCAGTTACCCCTTCCCAGACCTGGAGCAGTGCTGTGTTCCCCAGGTCTGTGGGTAGCCTTAGCCTAGACAAGGTGAATAGAATAACGCTGATTTACTGGTATTTCAGAGGGTGGCCTCAGTCCCAGAGGGCTGCCTTCTCTTGAGTTTTGTGCCCCCAACCTCCTGTGAATGGGGGACATGGGCCTCTTTGCTCAGACCCAAGGGCAAGTCTTTTGCCAGTTCTTTGGCTGGCCTCTGGTTTTCTCCTTAAACATCACCATGCTCTTGGAAggtgagccttttttttttttaagttattattatcATTCTTACATGTTTTTCCCATCCATGATGGAATGTTGAAAGGCCCAGTCTTGGGTGGGCCTTGTGCAGGTATGCACAGCTGCTGTGTTCATGAGTACAATGGCTGTGTTGTTTACTGTCACAGCCTGGGAGGCCAGCTCCCAGGACTGCACCCAGGGTAGCGAAAAGAATGCCTCTCAGAGCACTgagtaacttaaaaatatttcttctctgtctttgggCTAGACTTTTCTTTCTGAGGGTAAAGAGAGAAACACACGCTTTCTGATGGtagcttaagaaaaaaaggaacaaacacaAGCTTTCCTGATGGTAACCACCTTACTCCATCTTAAATAATCTCTCTTTCCAGACAGTCTCTCTACACAGTTACATCTCTTTACATACAATTACATATCTCTCTTTACATACACATGTCTCTCTCCTGCACAGCCATACATCTCTCCACGCAGTTCCAACTCTTTACACATATGTTTCCTTTACATGCGTCTCTCCTGCAAACCCTCTACCCCCTCAGCTGCATCTCTTCCCGCTTCTCTGACCGCTTCTCTCCCCATCACACAGCTCCCCTCATAGCCAAAGCTTCTGGACAAATATGAATCACATCTTCAGGGTCGCGTAGCTCTTCTTGAATAAACAACAAGAAACTGAACCCTACTGCTCACACAGTTTCTCTCAGTCTAGGAAGCTTGCGCTGCCCGGCCAGTGAGCAAAGTAAGCATGTAGCTCTAAGTGGTCAGGGTTCCCAGGCAGGAAGTGACATTGATATTCAGGACTTCAACACTAAGCAGTTAATTGACTGAACTTGTGGTTGGGGAGTGCATGCAGAAAGTTCATTGCTGAGAGGGTCATGTCTACTAAAGTTGCTTTGTGCTCTGACCATGAATCAGCAATAAATACCTGGGAAATTGACCTTGTATTTTCATCTCTAGGGGCAACCAGTTTGCTTTCAATTTGTTATAAAGTCTAAAATTAGTTGTCTTTGTGACTAAGAGTACTATACTTTTCTATGTCAGAGTAATGAATAATATCctagtattatttctattcatcagaaTTATAAAGCAAAAATCATCTTCTTGACCATCCATACCTCTATGTGTGCCCGCAGATGGAAcattttcatgagataaacacGCAAGCAGTAGAAAAAAATACCCATAGCTGTTTTTAGTGGCATatgagaaaaatgacagagacagacagtcaTTTACATTCAGGGACCCCATGACCTTTCCAAGTGGGGTTCCCCATCAGAGAATTATTCATCTGGTGGGTCAGCCCGTTGAATACTGGTTGTCACCTGCTGTATCTTCTCAGTGTCTGGCAGTATCCAAATGGCAATGTTCCACAGATCTCTTCTCCATCCTTTGGCATTTACATGTGCCCTGTCCTCTCTTCCTTGATATTCCCATAGAGGGGTGCAGTCTCAATTTCTTGTTTATTTCGCTACTTGTGCTTTGCTTAGTAGCCTTCCTGTGCttgcactgctttttttttttttaagatttatttatttatttattatgtatacagtgttctgtctgcatgtgtgcctgcaggtcagaagagggcgccagatctcattacagatggttgtgagccaccatgtggttgcttggaattgaactcaggacctctggaagagcaaccagtgctcttaaccgctgagccatctctccagccccctgtgctTGCACTGTTAAAGTGGGAGTGGCAAGGCCATGCCTGTGTCTGTCAATTTTCTGTGGGTGGCCAGTTCCCGCCACACCTTTATTGTTTTAGCTCAAAGATGACTTTCCCTtccgccccccccctccccacacccctcaGGTACTATTCTGAAGCGCTGGAAGAAGAACTGGTTTGACCTGTGGTCTGACGGTCACCTGATCTACTATGATGACCAGACTCGGCAGAGTGTAGAGGATAAGGTGCATATGCCGGTGGACTGCATCAATATCCGCATGGGACATGAGTGTCGGGGTAAGCAGTGCCCGGAACTGCCATGCCTTCTTTCCTGACAGCCTGCTGCCAGTATCAAACTGGGCACTGGCCGGGCAACCATAGTGCGGCTTGGGCACACACATCATCAGCATCATGATAGATGGATCACCCCTCCAGGGCCAGACTGCTAGCAATGCCAGGAAAGGTGGTACGCTCTTAGGTCATGCTGGTTTTCTGATGTAGacactgtgtatatgtggtgGTCTGCTCAGTTTCTTGAAACCATGCTGAAGTACATTGGTGCGGGGCTCAGTCATCCTTCCTTTATGCTCACGTTACGGGGAACAAATGGCGTCTTCCTTGCCAGCTAGCTAGATtgtttctctcttgctccttAGTTAGGCCCCTGGTTTTCCGCACGTAGTGATGCACCATCTTGTTCTTCACTTCCGTGGGTTGTTATCTCTAAGAATGagtgaggagggaaagaaaaacaaaaacaaaaagacaagctGCGGCGTGGTCCTTCATTCTGCTTGTTTCTCCTAGACATCCAGCCTCCAGATGGGAAGCCCAGAGACTGTCTGCTGCAGATCGTCTGCCGAGACGGCAAAACCATCAGTCTCTGTGCCGAGAGCACAGACGATTGCCTGTGAGTTTTGATTTCATCATGAGATTCTTTAATTGACAGTATTTTCTGCTCTGATTTCCACTTGTCAGGAAGGGAGAAGAATGGGAGTAGAGCTTCCCTCCAGGCTGGGACTGTAGGGGAGAAAAACGGCAGGGGCCTTCCTTGATCTAATTTCTTTCTTGGGTGtgtatccctgtgtgtgtgtgtgtacatgcgtatGCATGACTGTGTGAATGTGGAAAGACACACGTGTGCCATGGCcagggtggaggtcagaagacaatatCAGTATGGATCCTCATTTgtcaccttgtttttgagatggcCTTGTTGGGTTTTCATTTTCCCGTGAACTCCCTGAgagtctcctgtctctcctcATTTCTCGTAGGAGTGCTGAGTTTTACATCTTAATGTTAaacatctggattttttttttatgagttctggggattcaaactcagatacTTGTACTCTCAAGGGCAAtgctttcacccactgagccatctcctgagtCCCCTTTATTCTgagttctttctctcttgctcaaGCAGTGTGGTAGTTTGCATAAGCGTGGCCACCCTAAGCTCCCATATTTGAATGCTCAgccatcagggagtggcactgtttgaaaatgattaggaggtgtggccttgttgaaagtgCAGCACTGGGGGTAAGTTTCAAGGTTTCAAAAACCCTGCCTAGCCCAGAGTCTCCCTGCCTGTGGATTAGGATGAGGCTCTCGGGTACTCCCCAGTGCTGCTTGCCTTCTGCCATGcttccctgccgtgatgataatggactaaacctctgaaactataagcaagcccccaattaagtacttttttaaaacaatagaacGGTAGCTAAGACACGCAGGATCCCAGAGTGAATGGCAAAACCCGTCAGCAGCCACTTTGTACTTTTTATTGATAGACTCACACTGGTCTTATGTGTGTACAAGAGATGGGGCTGGGGGGCAGGAGGTGACTGATTGataatgtagccctggctgacttagaactctctatgtagacctcaCACACAACAGAGATCCATTTACCTCTGTTTCCCCATTGTTGgtattaaaggtctgtgccacaaTGCCTGGATAAACTTTCTTtggatctatttttaaatttttactaaggggggctggagagatggctcagaggttaagagcactggctgctcttccagaggtcctgagttcaattcctagcaaccacatggtggctcacagccatctgtaatgagatctggcactgttcctggaaagtgtatatataataaataaataaatttccattaaatttttactaaaattaaaatgtgtgtgtgtgtgtgtgttccgaCTTTTTGTTGTTGCATAGCCTTCTGCTGGATCTGCACCACGTCAGTCATGTTGGACTGAGGACCTTAAAGTTTGACcccattttcatttgatttcatgTGTAAAGGCCCTATGTCCTGGTGCATCACACCCATTAGTACTAGGACCATGAATTGAGCGTGTCTTTTGAAGGCATGTAATTCAATCCCCTACAGAGACCTCTGAGGAAAGATGGGGAAATAAACGTGGGTTGTCTTCTCCAACTGTCGAGTGAAGcgaaagcttttatttatttaccatctGTTTATACGATGGATGTGTTCTCTGGCTGAGCCCTTCATTAGGGTTCATCCTCTAGAAATATTTACAGGAGCTACAAGGGAAGCAGGGCATGCTGGGGTAcatctgccatcccagcacttgggaggtaggggtggaagggtcaggagttcacaAACAGAACTGGGGCACGAAGGTAACAGACAGCAAGCATTCTTTTGGTTGGTAAAAGTGTTGCAGGcatgctggctggttttatgacTGCTTGACACACGCCTGACACACGCCTGACACCGGAGGGGAGGGAGGCTCCCTTGAGAAGGGCAACagtctccatggtctctgcctcagttcctgtctccaggttcctgccctgtttgagttttgCCCTGCCTGTTTTTGATGCTGAACTCTTATAtggaaatgaaccctttcctctccaagttgcttttggtcgtggacTTTCATCACAGTGATTGTAACTCTAACCGAGACAATTGAAATCACTTCATATCGTGGAACATGGAatagttattaaaaatgaattagagGCTAAGTGTGTTGGCATACAGCCGAATGGCCATACTCtgcaggctgaggtgggaggatatTGAATTTGGAGTCAGCCTGGATTACACGGTAGGTTTCGAGCTAGTGTTGGCTGCTGATGAGAAAGAAGGTTTACAGCAATTTCACAGGtattaaagggaagaaaatattaaatgtaaaatctAACGTATATTATGTTTAAACAGTATAGACTATAAACCGGTTCTTTAAGTATACATCTTTTCTTAGTTCATGTCTTGAGAAAAAGATGATTTGGTGGGTCTTGGGGTAAGGCCTgaagttttgttctgtttattctgaTGTGGTTGGGGTGGTAGAAGACAAGGTCTTCATCTACAGCACAGGTTTGCCTCCAGCTCATGGTAGTCATGGTGTTtaagtctcccaagtgctgggattacaggctacAGGTCTCTCTTTAATCAAGCCTTTCCAGGACTACTGATGCTAGCCGGATTTAAGAATCACTGGAatgttgggtttgttttgttttctcttttctccagggCTTGGAAGTTTACACTGCAGGATTCCAGGACGAACACAGTAAGTTGCCCGTGGTGGTTCCTGTTCTGTTTGCACATCCTGGATCTGTGTAGCAAACTGGAGAacgggaggtggggagaaggaagtggaagagagagggggCGGTCTCCTGACCATGCACTGCTCCCGGAGCTGGACAGAGCAGGGTGGCTCTTGCTGACAGTGCTCACGTAACCTACAGATTACGGTAGGAGGTCCCTGTTGAGATCTGAATATGAGACATCCCCCATAGACTCACTTGTTTGAACACTTGTTTCCCAGCTGGTGGAGCAGTGTGGGAAAGTTACAGAACCTTAGGAGGTGGAGCTAATGGGGGGGGGTCCCTGGGGGCGGGCCTTGAGCCTGTCTTGACTTCCTATTCAGTCCTGATCCAGGATACACTGTGAGCAGCTGccccctgcctgctgctgtgcccTCCCGACCGAGATGGACT harbors:
- the Plekhb2 gene encoding pleckstrin homology domain-containing family B member 2, producing the protein MAFVKSGWLLRQSTILKRWKKNWFDLWSDGHLIYYDDQTRQSVEDKVHMPVDCINIRMGHECRDIQPPDGKPRDCLLQIVCRDGKTISLCAESTDDCLAWKFTLQDSRTNTAYVGSTILSEETAVAASPPAYAAYAAPTPEVYGYGPYSGAYPAGTQVVYAANGQAYAVPYQYPYAGGVYGQQPANQVIIRERYRDSDSDLALGMLAGAATGMALGSLFWVF